One part of the Haliotis asinina isolate JCU_RB_2024 chromosome 2, JCU_Hal_asi_v2, whole genome shotgun sequence genome encodes these proteins:
- the LOC137272272 gene encoding toll-like receptor 4, whose protein sequence is MTTNELLTVVTLWLIVPRLHSQISDINRCVYEKNERDLVANCSNGNFTAVPQGFLKNVTVLDLSMNKITSIGNMSFPYRLKVHTLSMHGNLLTHLDEGSLKNLPELSKLDLGKNRINFTSLSLPTGLFRGLPLKRLLMSNMSVKLNQNWKYPEDTFLDLHQLQELAIDAPGNPTFGVGFLNMINLQTLTISFCEKEVLNTSAFEIFKKLNLSAFQINACNKGQVDKNITDIFQDLNILDIRNTVDTDLPKRLTSLKNYENSSMQRVSFIANVDGDKDPTEHCSILTKNMTRYLVTMCVSEVYLIGNRIRIIERGTLIQPPFSQCLQVLDLSHNMILEEYGVLEKIFFYPNLVSFHFEQFLEDLKQAYHEVFYFYDTNSIFQDTNKMVWPQHNPETCLFSVDAEKLDNEVIPQSESRKTGIMPLLFPRNMTTLYFAPALKPFTNIEHDMYFFGTEKWSKALFSNCSVLAKNVHFSGLENLQSLVISGNGFMELPTIFMKSFPNIRNLSLNHITRGFKEISENIDSVLGHFQHLENLHLVGNGLCDLPRYVENLTNIKLIDVSYNSIKELSVATRTRLDTVAHKKNLSVNLRGNVLSCGCDSLEFILWSMDSKVSFVDSTHYTCRNDNGTIIRVKDIADSFMKMWRECIALFSLLFSICLVFLFLLGVSVSLHIARNINVIKRWSVKWLGLDFQRHFQYDVFVYYSSKEYPQWVCSTLRQKLEDDRDLRLCIPERDFEPGVYTCEEVLGAINKSWKTIIYLTQTFLEDELCSFRLSSAIYVGENLTSDRFIILYSDAVFRHPLPSIINQLLDKDNRFAIESFHDSSLWDQLHSRILRKD, encoded by the coding sequence ATGACAACGAACGAACTTCTCACAGTCGTCACTCTATGGTTGATCGTCCCACGGCTGCATTCACAGATCAGTGACATTAACAGGTGCGTGTACGAGAAAAACGAACGGGATCTAGTTGCCAACTGTTCGAACGGAAatttcactgctgtaccccaAGGATTTCTTAAAAATGTGACTGTCCTTGATttgtcaatgaataaaataaCAAGCATCGGaaacatgtcctttccttacCGTCTAAAGGTACACACGCTCAGTATGCATGGAAACCTGCTTACTCATCTGGACGAAGGTTCATTGAAGAATTTGCCAGAACTTTCGAAACTTGACCTTGGGAAAAACAGGATTAACTTCACATCTTTATCGCTACCGACAGGACTCTTCAGAGGTCTTCCGCTAAAACGCCTTTTAATGAGCAACATGAGTGTTAAACTGAATCAGAACTGGAAATACCCGGAGGATACATTTCTTGATCTCCACCAACTGCAAGAGCTCGCCATTGACGCTCCTGGAAACCCAACATTTGGTGTCGGATTTCTCAATATGATAAATTTACAAACTTTAACCATTAGCTTTTGTGAAAAGGAAGTCTTAAATACAAGTGCATTTGAAATTTTCAAAAAGTTAAACCTTTCAGCATTTCAGATAAATGCATGTAACAAAGGGCAGGTAGATAAAAATATTACTGATATATTTCAAGATTTGAATATCTTAGACATTAGAAATACGGTCGACACGGATCTACCCAAGAGATTGACGAGTCTTAAGAATTATGAAAACTCATCCATGCAGAGGGTTTCATTCATAGCAAACGTAGATGGTGACAAGGATCCAACTGAACATTGTTCCATTCTAACCAAAAATATGACACGTTATCTAGTCACAATGTGTGTTTCAGAGGTGTATCTTATTGGTAACCGCATACGAATTATTGAGAGAGGTACGTTGATTCAACCACCGTTTTCACAATGCCTTCAAGTTTTAGATCTCAGTCATAATATGATCCTCGAAGAGTACGGGGTACTTGAGAAGATTTTCTTTTACCCAAATTTGGTCTCATTTCACTTTGAACAATTTTTGGAAGATCTGAAACAGGCTTATCATGAAGTGTTCTATTTCTATGATACAAATTCAATTTTTCAGGACACAAATAAGATGGTATGGCCACAACATAACCCCGAAACATGCCTGTTCTCTGTAGATGCTGAGAAACTAGACAATGAAGTTATTCCACAAAGTGAAAGTAGGAAAACAGGGATTATGCCTTTGCTCTTTCCTCGAAACATGACCACACTGTATTTTGCACCAGCACTAAAACCTTTTACTAATATAGAACatgatatgtatttttttggTACTGAAAAATGGTCAAAAGCGCTCTTTTCCAATTGTTCGGTACTTGCAAAAAATGTCCATTTCTCTGGACTGGAGAACCTTCAAAGTTTGGTGATTTCTGGCAACGGATTTATGGAACTGCCAACGATATTTATGAAATCCTTCCCAAATATTCGAAATCTGTCCTTGAATCATATCACGAGAGGATTTAAGGAAATCAGTGAAAACATAGACTCCGTATTGGGCCACTTTCAACATCTTGAAAATTTGCACCTTGTAGGTAATGGCCTGTGCGATTTGCCCAGATATGTAGAGAACCTAACAAATATCAAACTAATAGATGTTTCATACAACTCAATAAAGGAACTGAGTGTTGCTACAAGAACCAGATTAGACACCGTGGCTCACAAGAAAAACTTATCGGTTAACCTTCGTGGTAATGTCCTCTCGTGTGGATGTGACTCTCTTGAATTTATTTTGTGGTCAATGGACTCAAAGGTATCATTCGTTGACAGTACACATTATACGTGTCGAAATGATAATGGGACGATAATTCGTGTGAAAGATATTGCCGATTCATTCATGAAAATGTGGAGAGAGTGCATTGCTTTGTTCTcacttttgttttcaatttgcCTCGTTTTCCTATTCCTCTTAGGAGTTTCTGTAAGTCTTCATATTGCAAGAAACATCAATGTGATAAAGCGATGGAGCGTCAAATGGTTAGGCTTGGACTTCCAGCGACATTTTCAATATGATGTGTTTGTGTACTATTCATCAAAGGAATACCCTCAGTGGGTGTGCAGCACCTTGAGACAGAAGTTGGAAGACGACAGGGATCTTCGTCTCTGTATACCAGAAAGAGATTTCGAGCCAGGAGTCTACACCTGTGAAGAGGTTCTCGGAGCAATAAATAAAAGCTGGAAGACTATAATCTATCTGACCCAGACCTTCCTTGAGGACGAACTATGCTCCTTCCGGCTTTCGTCTGCTATTTATGTAGGTGAGAACCTAACGTCTGATAGATTTATCATACTGTACTCGGATGCCGTGTTCCGACATCCGCTCCCTTCCATCATTAACCAACTTCTAGATAAGGACAACAGGTTTGCTATAGAAAGTTTCCATGACAGTTCATTATGGGACCAGCTTCACAGCAGGATCTTGAGGAAGGATTGA